In Silurus meridionalis isolate SWU-2019-XX chromosome 28, ASM1480568v1, whole genome shotgun sequence, the genomic window TATAGAAAAATGTGACTTGCCTGGAACTGGAACTGCTGTCAGACCTGATGTTACAGAACATAATTCAGTAccttaaacatatttataaattcAACAGTGAtgaaatatattgtattaattCAGTCCATAGAAGACTCCACTTTCTCTGTACCATGTTTACACGATttgctaataaaatgtttattacttCACTGAACACTAATATTAGCTgactgcttttttgttttgctaaataaaGAGAAACCTCTGAATATACAGCAGGCCAGGGTGTGGTAGAGATGCTTCAGTTCAGGACCCAGTAATCCATTCAGGGCAgtgaaaatgatttaaaagcATCATCTATAATTAACTTCATGCAAGTGAAATGTTCAGACAGGAGTCTGTTAGTCACATGACTGCGTAGTCACATGGGTCAAAGCAGTATTAAGGCCTTCACACAGTCGCAGTTTCACAACCAAAAGTCTCTGATGTTGAACAAGCCAGGACTTTTAAAAGATCAGAATCACACATAGTTACGTAGTCAGATAAGATTGTTCAATACCGGTGGTGTCTCTGAGGACTGATCCATACATCACCTTAAGATCAAGATTACTACAAAGAGAAGAATGGAGATGAACAGGATTTATGTAAATGCAGAAGTTACAGCACACAGTAGAGTGAATTACAGGGACACTGAGAACTTGTATGAAGATATTCATGTGAATGAAGACAATCTGGAGACCCACCAGTCTAAAATCCTTCAGCAAGCTGAGAACTCAGGTAAAAGACACTTACAGAAAACTatatgattgattgattgattgattgattatttattttattttatttcagcattGAATGCAGATAATAAAGGCTATTAATAGCTTGGCTGCCATGAAAGGAAGAAACCAAACTGCAGGAGCTTCTTAttgtcaaaatgtaaaaaaaactaaacaaacagaagATCTAGAAACTTTCTAGAAAGGAGTGCATTTATATAGATCCGTGACCTGCCTTGCGACTGCTGTCAGACCTGATGTTATAGAACATTATTTAGTACCTtagacatataaaaaaataatacacaaatcTACTGGTTTTTATTCATAATGATTTGTCCAGAGGAGATTAGACTTTTTTTGCACCATGTTTAGTACTTCACTGAACATAATATTGCTAATCGACTGCTTAATGAGCTCAATAGTTCTGGAGTTCGCTGTAGTAAAGAACTCATATACAGAATTTGACTAACATCTTTCGCTTACAGCATGTTAGTGAGATATATTTCCTGGGGTGTCtgcatgattttttatttttaactgtttCATGATCAAATGATTGatttattactttcttttttctctaatTACAGGAATTAATCAAGCACAGAATACATGTTACAGAGTGACTACAGTGTGTTTGCTGCTGCTCTGCATTCTCCTGCTGACTGCTGTAATAATGGTATGGATGAAATTCAACATCCTTCATACAGAAAAGGACCAATTACAGAAGCAAAAAGTTGAATTTCAGAAGACTGTAAATGATATTGgtaaatatacactttattgATGGTCAGTGTTTGTAACAGATCCGTGTACTTACTCTAGATCTAGATTTTAATTCCACTAGTGACAGTGTACACACTGGAGCACAGATTGGCTAGACACGGCTAATTCATTGCAAGTAATAAAAGAATCAGAAGTTTTGTTAATTTGATGTGCTCTCCTGTTAGGAGAACATGCCAAAGGTTAAAAGCCAAAACTTAATTCTTAGTCTtttaatttatcatttttacataataattttattaacactaaAATCACATTAAGACATGCACTTTAAAGAGATGATTATCGGCCCCAAATGCAATTTTTCTGATGTTTTGTGGTAAACATAACGTACATACCACATGCTGCTGCAATCAAGAATCATGTTTAACACTATTGTACTCAACCTGACAGACATCGTTCTATTGTAGCTTCTGTATCGTGCCCAAGTCTTTAGTATAAGTTGTAAATACAGATGTGCACAATTTCAGtatgaaatatttcatttcactaAATTACACTTTATAAAATCGAACTCTGAATACAGAACTGATTTTCTTACTCTGTTTGATCAGTTGCACTTTACAAAGCGACGTGGAAATCCTTCAACTCCAGCATTTACTACATTTCTACTGAGAAGAAAAACTGGACTGAGAGCAGAGTGGACTGCAGAGGGAGAAGAGCGGACCTGGTGATCATAAACAGTCTGGAGGAAcaggtgaaagagagagagagagagagagagagagagagagagagagagagagagagagagagagagagagagagagagagagagagaaaacacaaactgatgtttattaacatttacaataattaataattctaatagttaataataattaagattAAATACTTTATATTCATTTCTCTGAATCACAGGAGTTTCTCCTGAAACATCTGGGGAGGAATCGGGCTTGGCTTGGTCTGAGTGACAGGGACACAGAGGGAGAGTGGAAATGGGTGGATGGTACACCTCTAACCACTGCGTAAGtacatattctatatatatttttgaatttatttttttaaatgtgtggaTTAAAGGTTACTGAACACTGAATTGTGTTCTTCAGGTACTGGCGTGAGGGGGAACCAAATAATGAGAGGGATGAAGATTGTGCTGAGATTTGGGGTATTTCCAATAGGAAGGGCTGGAATGATATGCCATGCTGGCATAAGCAATTATGGGTCTGtgagaaaaaatatttctagtaaaataatgaacaatATATTGCAATATTCACATATCAATCTGAAATTGtcgatacatttttaaaaccattgacagaaatcatatttataaaaaaaagaaacacattataataaatattgtattttcaGGTCTTATCATGTAAAACTATTTagaactataatatatatatatatatatatatatatatatatatatatatatatatatatatatatatatatatatatatttttttaacagcacaacAAACAGTATTTACCAGTATagcaatttaaatacaaaagtgACAATCTTTTGAAGTGGTGCTACCAGtatcaactcaactcaactcaattCAGTTCAACTCAACTCAATTCAACTCAACTCAATTCAACTCAACTTAAGCTTTACTGTCATTCTTCCACATacacagtattaaaaaaaaattgttactgATGGATTAAGGCGCATAGACTGTGAAACAGCATaagtaaacattaaacacaaGAGTTAAAGTGTGATAAatatgaggtagatgtgataaaTATGAGGTTAAATATGCAAGAACAAGAGTAAAGTAAAGTGCGAGTGCACAGTCAGAGGtaactgtgtgcaagtgtgtgcaaTGTCCAATTCGGATGTTTTTGTCAGGGTCTGGAAATGTTTGGgttctttgtttttgctttggccACCAGATGCCGCCACTGAGcccttatcccctactccctATCCCCTTACTGTTCAATGTCTCGCACCTGCTCCttgttagtgttgtgtatttaacTTACCCCTTTTGCCTTGGTCCTTGTGGTTACTTATTTTTGTTGTGGTATATTCGGCTTAATATTTGTCACTATATTGGTGTTAGTATTTGTCTTCCCCCTTTATTTGGTTTGTATTTGAATCTGGATCTGTGTGGGTTTGTTGGTTGTCAGTTTGGAGAGATTTTAGCTATTTATGGTTGTTTGATTTCTTTGAGTCTCCTGTTTTCCTGAGTCTCCTGGCTTCTCCTGTCTTCCTGAGTCTTCTTTCTTCCCTAGACTTCTGCCGTCCAGAGTCTCCTGGTATCTCCCTGGCTTCCTCTGTCTTTCCAAGTCTTCTGTTCTCCCTAGTCTCCTGGCTTCTTCGGTCTTCCAGAGTCTCCTGGCTTCTCCGGTCTTCCCGGCTCTCAAACCTGACAATTTTAACAGAATAATCTGATGTCTATAGTTAACAGTTAATGCCCCTGAGTGCAGATGTCTGCAGATGTGCTACAATGTTAATTTTTAGAGCACAGTAAAGTGCTGAATGTGGGTTTGTGTTAAtcataattcattaataatcatTAGTGTCATAATTCTAAAACCACCTGCCCAATATTGTGTAGTTTTCCCAAAATACCTCTGACTTGTTGATGCCTAGCCTCCACAAGAAGGTGTGCTGTGGAATCTGGCATCAGGGTAATAGGCGGAGATCTTGTAATCCTGTAAATTGCCCCACAATGCAATTTACAGGATTACAAGATCTCCTCCTATTACCCTGATGCCAGATTCCACAGCACACCTTCTTGTAGCAAGTTAGAAATAGCTTCTAACTTGCTATCTATCATACCCCAAGCCTGGACAGGTGCCACTGTAATGAGATCACAGCTCTTCATGTCACTTGTTGGTGATTGTAATTTTATGGCTGATCTGGTTATTCCCAAATAATCACAAAGTACAAAGATTATAGTATCTTTTCCtataatgtgtaaaatatttaattaaatgtttttattatattcataatactttttattttatttagtttatgtTCATAAATATGTCTCTAAAACATCTCTAAAGCAAAGACAATGCAAATAAGGGCCTGTGTGCGATTCTTAATTAGCCACAAAGACAGCTGATAGCTGATTTAATTACATCACATTATGTGCCTTCGTCTAATGGCCAACATTCAGCCCCTGGCATGGAGTCAAGAGATACTATATAAAAAGAGCTGACAGGAAACAGCTCGTAAAATTGTTTTAGAAATACGTGATTACTTTAGAAATAAGTGATCAAAGAGTGTTACCCTGTACTGAAGTCATGCTCTATTCttataatttaatgtttatCATGATATTAATTAGCTTATTATGCagataatgaatattttttatagaaaaaggAACAGACCGAACTGCAGTAGCTTCCTGTGGTCAGTGTAAAACCACCAGAGAACTATAGGAACTTAGAGTGTAGTAATATAGTATGAGAATCTGCTTTTAGAGAAAATTATTCAGTAGCTTTTGACCAAATATATTTAAGAACAATGCTAAATAAACTCTATTCGTTCATCATGACTTTGAGACTACactttacatatacatatgcatTTTATGAATACAGTAAAATTAACAACTGACTGCTTTATACTCTACTTAATTTTCATTATCAGGCTGGAGCTTTTTACAGGgcagtaaaaacattttaaatcatcatTTACCATCAACTTCATACTaacaaaatgttcaataaacTTCTCAGGCAGGAGTCTGGTAGACACACGACTGTGTAGTGACATGCGTCATTGATGTAAGTGTTAACATGGTGACAGTTTAACAACCAGAtataacacactgatcacacttgTTACTTGCTTCATGTTTAATATGAATTAATTGCTTTGAACATAACcgtaacacaaacacaaatatgtatggaaaaacaatgaaaatagtACCATATGAACGCTTATAAATGCATGTTCATTAAATAAAGACTAAATATTATTACCTAACtgtaatttattgttttatttttttctaatgcaGAGTACATTGGTCTTTGCCAGATCTATACAGTTACATTTGGTGGTTTGTGAAATTGTCATTGCCTAACATTTCTGATGAACAGTCATGTGATATTTTTCTTCAGAAACCAAAATACATTTGCATCTCAAAAGTGCAGTATGATGGCAGtggtaaaaaaaaggcataCCACCTATATTTTGGATGCAAAATAGTGGATCAGGAGACTGATTATTGTTGCATTACATGTGCAACTTATCTGTATCATtggctaaatgtgaaaaaaaaaattctatgcCTTTCGCAAGCCCAATGGTGTGGAGAAACACACATCTGATGTTAGAGTTTGTATTCTGTAATAATCtgatattcatattatatttctAAGCTTCAAAACTGTATTATTTTAAGGTTGTATCTTAATAGTCTGGGAAACTACACAGCAATAAGACCAACCCACCCACAATTAATTTAACCATGAAAATGTtacatagaaaaagaaaaagaataaatgaatggaaagtTATGTtaacagtataaataaaagatacaTTTGTGATTTATGTGGCACCATTCTCATTGTTATATCACATTTTGCAAAAAAGTTATGGAGCATAAGCCCACACCCCCTTTCTAATTTAgaattattttgataaaattTTGACCCGAAACATTTTCTTATAGACTAGATCCAACTAACACTCACAATGTACTTTTCCTTTATTAGTGACCCAATTCTGGTCACTAAGGTTTCTCGATGTGGACCAGTATAGTCAGCACATTTTATTCTACCTGAAAGTGATATCAGttatatgaaatatgaaaagtGTGAATTTACATGTGGTAGGTTTTTTTGTGAGCAGGTTACTtcacaaatgactgtaacaaaagATCAAACTGCTTATTtcatacatttgaaaacaattAGGGTCAATTCTGAAATTAccactttttaaacatatttttcttaCAGATCCAATTTGATTGCTGAGAACATGGTCTGTCATTCCAAGCCATTTTATCTGGAAACGTACacatctcaccacagtcctcattattattttcatcattCGGTTCCCCTTTATACCAGAACCTGAAAGACAGAGAACAAGAATCAGTGTTTAGTTATCGTCAATTTCACAACTTTATCTTAACCACCTTAGTCTGTGTTCACAGAGATTTATAACAATCATAACACTTCCATAACTCTGACCAATGAGAATATAACAAGGTATGATTTTAGCATGGCTTCATCCATCTTATGCAGTGATAAGGAAAGTTGGAAATTCACACTCAGTGGAAAGTCtgataaacagacaaaaatatagAATTAATTTTTATCTCTTACCCAGTGCTGATGGTCTGCTCTGTCCCATCCACCCATTTCCACGTTCCCTCTGAGTCTCTGTCACTCAGACCAATCCAAGCCCGTTTTATATTACCCATCAGTCTTATAATGAACTcctgtgatttaaaaaacattttgaaaaagttGCACTGGTGTAGACATTCCTCCAGTTAacgcacactcactctcacacacacacacacacacacacacacacacacacacacacacacacacacacacacacacacacacacacacacctgttcttCTTTGCTGTTTATGATCACCAGGTctgctcctctctctctgcagtcCTGTCTGCTCTCAGTCCAGCTCTTCTTCTGAGTAGAGATGTAGTAAAGCCCCATCCTTTCAAAGATGCTCCATCCTTGTTTAACAAGCCCTGATCACAGAGTAGTACAAAAAAGAGAGTTTAATGTGCATTCATGGGTTTAATTTAGTTTTGTTAaactattaatttatttcaagCATTTGCTCACCTTTAATATCAGATACATCAAACGGGCACTGGTTTCTCTCTTCAGTCATGGtgttgtatctggtctgtaactggtctttCTCTTCAATCAGGGtgttgtatctggtctgtaactggCCTTTCTCTACAGTCATGGtgttgtatctggtctgtaactggtctttCTCTTCAATCAGGGtgttgtatctggtctgtaactggCCTTTCTCTACAGTCATGGTGTTGTaactggtctgtaactggtctttCTCTACAGTCAGGTTGTTATAACTGCTCTGTAGCTGGTCCTTTTCAATAGAGACGTTGCTGAATTTGATCTGTGATGATAGTTAGCAGCAGAACACAcagcagcacaacacacactgcagtcaGTCTGTAAAGGATGCCTCCTGCAGTGTTGAATAAAAGAACAGATACAGAGGCATGTCTCTGTgtatgaaatacacacacacacacacacacacacgcgcataaagtgcataactcacattagactcaTGGActgtactgcttttttttttgcttgcttttcTTTGCTACTGTAATAAACAAAGATTTTATTTCCTTATCTGTAAAAATCTgtgaaaaaattcataaattgtttttagtttgtttaatCTGTAGCCAGAACATGACTTTTTTATTCTGCCTAGTTCATAACGCTAGCGATACCATTAAAAAGACaacctgtttaaatgtaaattaacgTGAAATTTGAGTTGTTTTGAAGAAGGGTTGTGAGGTACATGTTACTAGTCAGTGTGTTACCTTTAGGAGAAAGCGCTCTGTACTCTTCTACTCTGCAGGAGCAAAGCGCAGTGCAGGAACAGCTACACAGCAGATTTCTTTTAGgaagataaaatgttttttgttcctGTCTACATGATTAGTGTATCTCTATGCTATTCCTAACAAAAGGATTACTGAGCAGTGTGTGCTACAGGTatttcttaagttctgtaaagcagATTTGATGTTCATTGTGAAAAGaactttagaaataaatgtgaactTAAACACTGGCTAGGCATAAAAACCTCATACAAcccaattgcaaaaaaaacacttatttgtAATGGTGTTCCTTTAATTAAGAACAACTAGTTTGATATTTATATTCCCTTGTTTTTTTGAAGTACACTAGTGTCCCCCATCCCACCCCCGCTGATTAACTTGGAAATCTGTATTTTACTTTACTCTATTTTTTAAtgatacttttttcttttattgagtagatttttagatCGGTAACTTCACTTGTAATTAGgtaaaattttattgaatatCTACTTTTATTGAGTACAATATTTTACTACACTTTCCATCTCTGATGTTCATAAGAATAAAGTGCAGCAGTTTTTTTGGTTGAAAGCCTGGCTCATTATTAAAAATTGTGAAATGTTTACAGGTGTGTGAATCTCAAGGATTTCACAACAGCTTAGAAAAcaacttgttaaaaaaaaaaataaataaaaaaaaataaataaataaaataaaaatacatatatattatttgtgagtgtgagtgcaTTTTACCTGATCTCTTAGACTGCTTAAAGCTTTTGGTCCTCTTAGTCTCCAAATTGTCCACATCTTCATATGTGTCATTACTGTCAATGGATTCAGCTCTATTGTTTTCGGTAACACTTACATTTTGATAAATCTCCTCACTCATCTCCATTCTTCTTACTGCAATAATCCTGAACTATCAGTGAACAGACACTTCTGCACCGGTATTAAAGTCACTAAACTACACCCAGAGTGGCTGTCTGAAGGAGCACTGGCTATATatctctgtgaaaaaaaaaagctgtcgaTATCTTTCTTAAACCACAAGTTTACATTACTCTCTTCTCAGACGTACTTCCAGGTTTTTGCGGCCCGCACTTCTTTTTTAGCGGCGCACACATTCGAGCCTTAATATAAGGACCCCAAAAAcgttagattagattcaacctTATTGTCACTGCACAAGTTACAGTACAAATGCCATTAGTATCTAATCAGAAgcgattttattatttttttaatggggtGGCACAGGGGAGACCAAGAACCAGTCAGGGGGCCCATGAGAAACGTCCCCAACACAAGTGGGATGACAAAAATGGCACTGCACAAGTGCCTTGAAAAagcttctctcttttttaaataaaaaccattgAACAGACAATAATTGTTCTAAACTGCACTGTACTGCATCTACCTGTCTTTGACATGGTTTCTTCTTGAAGAAACTTAAAATTTATAGCTGCTGTGCCTGACTTTGTCCcctttccattttctttcacaaaatttactaaaaaaattaacaaacctCTAACTTAATCATCAATATTACACAAAAAGTATATTCAATTGCCATATTTTCATCTGATTAAAGACACAATCATTTTAATGTGCAGCTGTTCCCGGTAAATTGCAACTAAAAAATATAAGACTACCATgcgaaaatgtttgtttattcaatTCAAACATGTATTTACTATTCTACATCTTAATATTTCAAGTGTCAGAACACGTACATTATTAAAAGCCCATATTTTTAGTGTTTACCACCgtataaataatgacagatgaATGAACAATGTGAAATGaacaatatgaatataaatgaagaGTACACAGAAAGGCGATTATATACAATAAAGGAGATGTTgtaaacaatgtttttacaaaGGTTATATACATATGCAAAATGATATGAAGAGTGCAAAAAAGAAGGCtattacagtatctcacaaaagtcagtacacccttcacatttcagcaaacattttagtatatgttctcgagggacaatactatagaaatcaaacttggatatatttttaatgatctgTAACTGACTgcataagactgtaaaaaggacactactcataatcacactctGTTGGTAGTTCTcaccacttttgagtctggttcctcttaagggtTCTTCCTTATTTATCTAGTAATTtcttttcttgccacagtcactcCAGTCACTCCAAGCTGttaatcagggataaatacacatcatacactttcATTCTCaacttctgtaaagctgctttgagacaatgtctattgtgaaaaccTTAATAGTAATAAACTTGAACCTGATCTCTGAAACtgtgttacagtacagtggccagggtcatacagaggttttccaagacaggttcaACAGGCCTCGCAAAGGGGTCAATCAAAGAGTGTTaagtcctcatgctgtgtgcAGGTGCAGAAACtagcttaaaaaaacagacgcatgagtgctgccagaaTTGTTTTAGCAATTGCAGAAGAACATAATAATGaccaaaataacaaacacacTGCCATGATGAGGCTAAGGAAGCTGAAGTggaagtggccaagtatgtctcctggcctgaaccctattgagcacccaGCTGGGAAgaagatcccagcaacaacatgtgcagctctggtgaattccatgcccaggagaatTAAGgtagtgctagataacaattgTGCTCACACCAAATTTTTACACTTTCGACACTTTACTTTACACTTTGGTTtttacatgttcacttagggtgtacttacatttgttggcagctattttgacgataatagctgtatgttgagttattttcagaggacagaaaagCTATACTGCTATgcaagctgcacaatgactactctaaaatatataatatttaatttctttagtaCTGTTCATTGAGAAgcttttgtgagatactttatatacagtgtggGCAGCATATGAAATGGTTATTATAGTACAATCTTTAGTATTacggtgtgtgtataaagtataTTATGAGCAGTGCAACATAAAGTAATGTAATGCAGTGTATATTAttcagttcagtgtgtgtgtttcttgaaTGGGGGCTTGGTAGTGAGGGGTGGAGGATGGGTGGTGCTACTGGGGTGCAgcatatacaaagaaaaaagcagtggtCCAATGACGaatccttgcagaacaccaaactttagcTCAGTAAGTATAGAGAactcatcatttacatttacaaattgaTAACGATCAATCAAATAAGActtgagccaagagagagctgttccatTTATTCCAACATTTTCTAGTATAGCAAGGAGGAGCTTATGAACAACAGTATTAAAAGCTGAACTAAAATTCAAGCAACACAAGCTAGTTTTTAAtaagggggttgataactgccagcttgaaagatttatgtacataaccagtgctaatgaaattataaaatttGGTGGTGAAATGTTATGTGCAAATGTATAGAAATGATTGCCGCAATTGATTCTATGAACCACCAGATGGCACTCGTTTGGAGCAAAGACTGTTGGTCTTCACAAATCAATGTTTATGTCAAATAGTTTTGTAATAATGTTACATGTTAAAATATGAGTGTTTAATACTGATGGATTTATGTGCTATCTAGAATTTGCAAATGATTGCCATTCACACAGAACTGTGTCTTAAGGTCATGTGAACCTCTGAAGAATATTAAGCACAGTAACAAGTAAGGGGGCTGAAAtgctaaattttaatatttgggttgtaaatacataaaataactaTATAATACCATATGtatttttccaaacttttgcaAGGCCTCTAAAACAGAGACTGTGCAAATGTGAACCTGTGGGCAAGTCTTAATTagccagacagacaggtagCCCTTGCTGATCTGCCTCCCTCAGATAGCCAATAACATAGTCAATAGTCAATAGtgattattttacaaataagtTATCATAGAGTGTTACCCTGTAATGTACTCTAGTCCTAATTACTTAATGTAATGTTTATCATGATAGTGATCAGCTTCTTATGCTTCACTTAGCTGTCAGTAAAGGAACAGATCGAACTGCAGTAGCTTCCTGTGGTCAAGATTTTAATACAACTGAGCACATAGAAACTTGCAATATGTGACTTGCAGCCAGAACTACTTTTATTACTGCTGGTTCAGAAACTTATTCAGTGCCTTTTGACCAAATATATTAAAGAACAAAGCTGAAATAACACTGTAATCAAACAACTAAATGTAAGCTATGAGCCTTGGCTGCCTAATCAGTGAACCTTgcctgcccatgaccctgtctcctgttcaccactgttccttccttggaccacttttgatgggtactgaccactgcagatcagGGACacctcacaagagctgcagttttgcagATGCTCTGGCCCAGTCATCTAACCATCAAAATTTGGCCCTTCTAAAAACATTAGAAATCATCTACTGTTAACTTCCCACTAACAAAATGTTCAGTAAACTCCTCAGGCAGGCATCTGGTAGTCACATGACTGTCTAGCGACATGCATCATTGATGTATAAAAACCTTCCTGCTTAAAGTGTTAACGCAGACAgtttcacaaacaaaaataacacactgatctcactTGTTACTCGCAGCatgttt contains:
- the LOC124381140 gene encoding CD209 antigen-like protein C, translated to MEMNRIYVNAEVTAHSRVNYRDTENLYEDIHVNEDNLETHQSKILQQAENSGINQAQNTCYRVTTVCLLLLCILLLTAVIMVWMKFNILHTEKDQLQKQKVEFQKTVNDIVALYKATWKSFNSSIYYISTEKKNWTESRVDCRGRRADLVIINSLEEQEFLLKHLGRNRAWLGLSDRDTEGEWKWVDGTPLTTAYWREGEPNNERDEDCAEIWGISNRKGWNDMPCWHKQLWVCEKKYF